From one Choloepus didactylus isolate mChoDid1 chromosome 24, mChoDid1.pri, whole genome shotgun sequence genomic stretch:
- the LOC119520103 gene encoding olfactory receptor 14C36-like, whose protein sequence is MLNSTAENEFLLTRFSDVWELRVLHAMLFLLLYLATLMGNLLIVTVTSLNKNLHTPMYFFLRNLSVLDMCFISVTVPKACVTFLTENRTISVAGCATQIFTVIFCGFVEVMFLTSMARDRCVAICQPLHYPVVMNHRVCVQMTLASVLSGVVYAGFHTGNTFRLSFCQSNVVHQFFCDIPSLLKLSCSDTFGNEISIFFTTMLIEGGCFAFITRSYVYIFSAVLKFPTSRERGKAFSTCVPHILVVTVFLSSAAAVYVKPTSTSCTIQDMVTSVFYSIVPPFLNPIIYSLRNKQIIEATKKIMKRMLYSGK, encoded by the coding sequence ATGCTCAATTCTACTGCAGAGAACGAATTCCTGCTTACAAGATTTTCTGATGTGTGGGAGCTCAGAGTCTTGCACGCCATGCTCTTCCTACTGCTGTACTTGGCAACCCTGATGGGGAATCTTCTCATTGTCACAGTAACCAGCCTGAACAAGAatcttcacacccccatgtacttcttcctcagaaATCTGTCTGTCTTAGACATGTGTTTCATTTCTGTCACTGTACCCAAGGCCTGTGTCACTTTTCTCACTGAAAACAGGACCATTTCAGTGGCTGGGTGTGCAACTCAGATATTCACGGTCATTTTCTGTGGGTTTGTGGAGGTGATGTTCCTCACCTCCATGGCCCGTGACCGCTGTGTGGCCATCTGCCAGCCCCTCCACTACCCTGTGGTCATGAACCATCGGGTGTGTGTCCAGATGACACTGGCCTCAGTACTCAGTGGTGTGGTCTATGCAGGATTCCACACTGGAAACACATTCCGGCTGTCCTTCTGTCAGTCCAACGTGGTCCATCAGTTCTTCTGCGACATCCCCTCTCTGCTGAAGCTCTCCTGCTCTGACACCTTCGGCAatgaaatttcaatttttttcactacAATGTTGATTGAGGGGGGCTGCTTTGCCTTTATTACCAGGTCTTATGTTTACATATTTTCTGCTGTGCTCAAGTTTCCAACCAGCAGAGAGCGGGGAAAAGCCTTTTCCACCTGTGTCCCTCACATCCTCGTGGTGACCGTCTTCCTCAGCTCAGCGGCTGCTGTGTATGTGAAGCCAACCTCCACCTCATGCACAATTCAGGACATGGTCACCTCTGTGTTCTACAGCATAGTCCCTCCTTTCCTGAATCCTATAATCTATAGTCTTAGAAACAAGCAGATAATAGAGGCTACGAAGAAAATTATGAAGAGAATGCTTTATTCAGGAAAGTAG